In the Solibacillus sp. FSL K6-1523 genome, one interval contains:
- a CDS encoding IS4 family transposase, whose amino-acid sequence MVKNTTIFTLLQNFISQEEIDGILAEFSFEDTARKCDVPTLLNYLVGAATFEWKSLRYAADVATEKGLKSVDYSTLSKRLGELNYLIVKRIFELIVSRLNRAARRKLKLKKELMAIDSTTITVGKNRLPWALYHGERSGIKLHVSFTNHTGMPLQVVETTGLKNDGPIGVKLEDKRFVLVADRAYFSIDKADCYATTKQDFVIRLKDNIQLNRKKSLKRTSVAGSNIVADFTCTLGTSQNKQRNATVLLSLPIMKAPLYVLSQIFVM is encoded by the coding sequence ATGGTTAAGAATACCACGATTTTCACGTTACTTCAAAATTTTATTTCTCAGGAAGAAATCGATGGGATTCTCGCTGAATTTAGTTTTGAAGATACGGCTCGTAAATGTGATGTACCAACGCTTTTAAACTATTTAGTTGGCGCTGCGACATTTGAATGGAAAAGCCTACGTTACGCAGCTGATGTGGCGACAGAGAAGGGCTTGAAATCAGTGGATTATTCCACGCTTTCCAAACGTTTAGGCGAACTAAATTATCTGATCGTCAAACGAATTTTTGAGTTGATTGTTAGTCGATTAAATCGAGCAGCTAGACGCAAATTGAAACTCAAAAAAGAGCTAATGGCTATTGATTCCACAACGATTACAGTCGGAAAAAACCGCTTACCATGGGCGCTGTACCATGGCGAACGCTCGGGCATTAAATTGCACGTCAGTTTCACAAATCATACAGGAATGCCCCTCCAAGTGGTTGAAACAACAGGCTTGAAAAACGATGGACCCATTGGCGTCAAGTTAGAAGATAAGCGTTTTGTCCTTGTCGCAGACCGTGCTTACTTTTCGATTGATAAGGCAGATTGTTATGCAACAACGAAACAGGATTTTGTCATTCGTTTAAAGGATAATATCCAATTAAACCGGAAAAAATCATTAAAAAGAACATCCGTTGCAGGCTCGAACATTGTCGCAGATTTTACGTGTACACTTGGTACGTCACAAAACAAACAAAGAAACGCCACCGTGTTGTTGAGTTTACCGATTATGAAGGCGCCATTGTACGTGTTGTCACAAATCTTCGTGATGTGA
- a CDS encoding Imm43 family immunity protein: MKKYMIINDKHTAPIFLNGVLHEHFDETMFNEGMGYSWNRPLFNKDEFPKELWLITTSKIEFDYYRNFLGHIVEERFLNLIVESNSLQDYVIARLNIVDPKGKPKVKKNYYFIKYYNNISLVDYDKSEYISREVPKNKIFKSEGVFVEKYQKVVFKDIDLDVLCLKDLKLSLYMFCSEKFMHQCIALNLKGFNFIELDEVATYINSR; this comes from the coding sequence TTGAAAAAGTATATGATTATAAATGACAAACATACAGCGCCAATATTTTTAAATGGGGTATTGCATGAACATTTTGATGAGACAATGTTTAATGAAGGAATGGGGTATAGTTGGAATCGTCCACTTTTTAACAAAGATGAATTCCCGAAAGAGCTGTGGCTTATCACAACAAGTAAAATCGAGTTTGATTATTACAGAAACTTTTTGGGTCATATAGTTGAAGAACGTTTTTTAAATCTAATAGTTGAGTCGAATTCGTTGCAAGATTATGTGATAGCAAGATTAAATATAGTTGATCCAAAAGGAAAGCCAAAAGTAAAGAAAAATTATTATTTTATTAAGTATTATAATAATATTTCTCTAGTGGACTATGATAAATCGGAATATATCTCTAGAGAAGTACCTAAAAATAAGATATTTAAATCAGAGGGGGTATTTGTTGAAAAATACCAAAAAGTTGTTTTTAAAGACATTGATTTAGATGTGTTGTGCTTAAAGGATTTAAAATTAAGTTTATATATGTTTTGCTCAGAAAAATTTATGCATCAATGCATTGCCTTAAATTTAAAAGGGTTTAACTTTATTGAATTAGATGAGGTAGCAACATATATAAACTCTCGTTAA
- a CDS encoding RHS repeat-associated core domain-containing protein, translated as MLCTNIDVERNSMGNVSQIIASRADQAQWTAAMQYNELGQEIERILPGNVISQWQYDITGRPTNHRISSQNRHTRRRVYQWDVNHRLKGIVNELTAGRTTYGYDEFSNLVWSNQGNRFDFLHRNVDNVGNLYETKEKTDRVYGARSRLFETRDAKFSYDEEGKLVRKIEKNGDTWKYENYGNGMMSKVIRPDQTEVTFKYDPMGRRVEKRSYEKTIQFVWDGNTILHEYFSHNDSEEFEEIAKYSSQNNSEIPDNIVIRVFNDGFVPSAKITSKGNFSIISDYLGTPVEAYDEEGKKVWSAELDIYGRVNEFTGEQDFIPFRYQGQYEDAEIGLYYNRFRYYDPEQGNYTQIDPIGLAGGNPTLYGYVQNPLFVVDPFGLDRTELNKNLGGTIGDGMEALHLIPKEIWRKHQTMFDYLGMGMDLKSNGILLPSSNSLRMQMGTEVYHRGSHLKYSKYVNSRVNKIESKWSAGINDNATIKRLEKLQNRLKGKIKAGEVPREKISCHKLG; from the coding sequence ATGCTTTGTACAAACATCGATGTTGAACGAAATTCAATGGGAAATGTCTCGCAGATTATCGCTTCTCGCGCAGACCAAGCACAATGGACAGCCGCAATGCAGTACAACGAACTCGGTCAAGAAATTGAGCGAATCTTACCTGGGAATGTTATCAGCCAATGGCAATACGACATAACCGGTAGACCAACAAACCATCGAATTAGTAGCCAAAACCGACATACACGCAGACGCGTTTACCAATGGGATGTCAATCATCGCTTAAAAGGCATAGTCAACGAGTTAACCGCGGGTCGGACAACTTATGGCTATGATGAATTTAGCAACCTCGTCTGGTCGAATCAAGGCAATCGATTTGATTTCTTGCACCGCAATGTCGATAATGTCGGGAATTTGTATGAAACGAAAGAAAAGACTGATCGCGTTTATGGCGCTAGAAGTAGACTATTTGAAACAAGAGATGCCAAATTTTCTTATGATGAAGAAGGAAAACTCGTTCGAAAGATCGAAAAGAATGGGGATACGTGGAAGTACGAGAATTATGGCAATGGGATGATGTCGAAAGTCATCAGACCAGATCAGACGGAAGTTACTTTCAAATATGATCCGATGGGTAGGCGGGTAGAAAAGCGTTCTTATGAAAAAACAATACAATTCGTGTGGGATGGGAATACGATTTTACATGAGTATTTCTCGCATAATGATTCGGAAGAGTTTGAAGAAATAGCTAAATATTCTTCACAGAACAACTCAGAAATACCGGATAATATAGTTATAAGGGTGTTTAATGATGGGTTCGTACCATCTGCTAAAATTACGAGTAAAGGTAATTTTAGTATTATAAGTGACTATCTTGGCACGCCTGTCGAAGCTTATGATGAAGAGGGGAAAAAGGTATGGTCAGCTGAGCTTGATATTTATGGACGAGTGAATGAATTTACAGGTGAACAAGACTTTATTCCATTCCGTTATCAAGGGCAGTATGAAGATGCGGAAATTGGATTGTATTATAACCGATTCCGATATTACGATCCAGAGCAAGGGAATTATACGCAGATAGACCCGATTGGGCTTGCGGGTGGAAATCCGACTTTATATGGATATGTCCAAAATCCTTTATTCGTAGTCGATCCATTTGGATTAGATCGTACTGAATTAAATAAAAATTTAGGTGGTACTATAGGTGATGGAATGGAAGCACTTCATCTTATTCCTAAAGAGATATGGAGAAAGCATCAGACAATGTTTGATTATTTAGGAATGGGTATGGATCTAAAATCCAATGGAATCTTATTACCTAGTAGTAATTCACTTCGAATGCAAATGGGAACAGAAGTTTATCATCGTGGCTCTCATCTTAAATATAGCAAGTATGTTAATAGTCGAGTGAATAAAATAGAAAGTAAATGGA